In the Paenibacillus sp. FSL H7-0357 genome, one interval contains:
- a CDS encoding glycoside hydrolase family 43 protein yields the protein MNTNREYSNPLVEQRADPWVYKHADGYYYFTASVPEYDRIEVRRSETIEGLTEAVPVVAWRKYETGPLSANIWAPEIHYIDGKWYIYFAAARTTETNEGLFDHRMFALENESANPLEGAWVEKGQVKTAWESFALDATTFQHKGVLYYVWAQKDPEIPGNSNLYISEMSNPWTLTGPQTMIATPEYSWEKIGFSVNEGAAVLRRNGRIFMSFSASATDYNYCMGLLYADEDSDLLDAASWTKHPEPVFKTSEENGQYGPGHNSFTVNEQGEDVLIYHARNYKEITGDPLYDPNRHTRAQVLHWNEDGTPNFGLPVKDSSK from the coding sequence ATGAACACAAATAGAGAATACAGCAATCCGCTTGTGGAACAGCGCGCTGATCCATGGGTGTATAAACATGCTGATGGCTATTATTACTTCACCGCTTCCGTGCCGGAATATGACCGGATCGAGGTGCGCCGGTCAGAGACCATTGAAGGACTTACTGAAGCCGTGCCGGTTGTAGCCTGGCGGAAATATGAGACGGGACCGCTAAGCGCAAATATATGGGCACCTGAAATTCATTATATTGACGGGAAATGGTACATTTATTTCGCCGCTGCCCGCACAACCGAAACGAACGAGGGTTTGTTCGATCACCGTATGTTTGCCCTGGAGAACGAATCGGCCAATCCGCTCGAAGGCGCATGGGTAGAGAAAGGCCAGGTGAAAACAGCCTGGGAGTCCTTTGCCCTGGACGCGACTACGTTCCAGCACAAGGGAGTGCTGTATTATGTATGGGCGCAGAAGGACCCTGAAATTCCAGGGAACTCCAACCTTTACATTTCCGAAATGAGCAACCCCTGGACCTTGACCGGTCCCCAGACCATGATTGCGACACCTGAGTATTCCTGGGAGAAGATTGGCTTCAGTGTAAATGAAGGCGCAGCGGTACTGAGACGCAACGGCCGCATATTCATGAGCTTCTCGGCCAGTGCTACCGATTACAATTACTGCATGGGCCTGCTGTATGCCGATGAAGACAGCGATCTGCTGGATGCTGCATCTTGGACTAAACATCCCGAGCCTGTGTTCAAGACCAGTGAAGAGAACGGACAGTACGGTCCGGGACACAACAGCTTCACTGTGAATGAACAAGGTGAAGATGTGCTGATCTACCATGCCCGCAATTATAAAGAAATTACCGGCGATCCGCTTTATGACCCCAACCGTCATACCCGTGCACAGGTGCTGCATTGGAACGAAGACGGCACACCAAACTTCGGCCTGCCCGTGAAGGACAGCAGCAAGTAA
- a CDS encoding AraC family transcriptional regulator, which yields MYKSQIKGDKRMIAFELIVDTPVDLEITGKFIAPSSDWIHLSRILQDYELIVMTEGVLYLAGDQQHFVVSKGEYLLLPPSTKQYGYKASECSFYWLHFKSQDGISITDISTHPRNREDNKLLLPQYGTLKSLEKIIVMMKQLQDSVRGYNQKTLNNYMSTVILCELYNQVFHSEHNPAKKNKQEQLYNDIVDYIKWSRSEHIKVSQIATYFGYNEKYLSHLFTRISGISLKQYILQQKMELAKFLLSDTNQNVSEVSQQLGYKDCHNFMKSFKKIVGLTPTDFRNAYAKRLLFYE from the coding sequence GTGTACAAAAGTCAGATTAAAGGGGACAAGCGGATGATTGCTTTCGAGCTGATCGTAGATACGCCGGTCGATTTGGAGATCACAGGCAAATTTATCGCCCCCTCCTCCGATTGGATTCACTTAAGCAGAATTTTGCAGGATTACGAGCTTATTGTCATGACCGAGGGGGTATTATACCTGGCGGGAGACCAGCAGCATTTTGTTGTCTCCAAGGGAGAGTATCTGCTTCTGCCCCCCTCTACCAAACAGTACGGATATAAGGCTTCGGAATGCAGCTTTTACTGGCTTCACTTCAAGTCACAGGACGGGATCAGTATTACCGACATCTCCACCCATCCCCGAAACAGGGAGGACAACAAACTGCTGCTTCCCCAGTACGGAACCTTGAAAAGTCTCGAGAAAATCATTGTCATGATGAAGCAGCTTCAGGATTCGGTCCGGGGCTACAATCAAAAGACACTCAATAACTATATGTCCACGGTCATTTTGTGTGAGCTGTACAACCAGGTCTTTCACAGTGAACATAATCCCGCCAAAAAAAACAAGCAGGAACAGCTGTACAATGACATCGTGGACTATATCAAGTGGAGCAGAAGCGAGCATATTAAGGTATCGCAGATCGCCACCTACTTCGGTTATAACGAAAAGTATTTATCCCATCTCTTCACCCGGATTTCGGGCATCTCCCTGAAGCAGTATATTTTGCAGCAAAAGATGGAGCTGGCCAAATTCCTCCTGTCGGACACCAACCAGAATGTAAGCGAGGTCTCACAGCAGCTTGGCTACAAGGACTGCCATAACTTCATGAAGTCCTTCAAGAAGATCGTAGGCTTAACGCCCACGGATTTCCGGAACGCCTACGCCAAACGGCTGCTTTTTTATGAGTGA
- a CDS encoding extracellular solute-binding protein: MKKFLVGLLVLVFSAATVSGCSGGNNTNTNTEAAGSGNTGKKVKLTAIMTKHPLTQEFTKMKWLQEAQERAGVEIEWQEVTADWDQKKGTLLASGDIPDLIVGVNSITDADFSQFPGLFEDMTGLIKEYGPNVQAMFDAKPETKVIATQLDGKIYGLPKYQRFWPETTTRQFINQKWLDNLGLQMPTNWDELYDVLKAFKDEDANGNGDPGDEIPMDFAPTGTVAFGAFMPTVLLGSEGITLTDNSGLGYFVEDGQVKNFFTDERYKTLVTFLNKCFSAGLINPEVFTQDYTKFQSVARGNGDTAAVGFTWGWEVTDRVGNALAPQYTSMSPLKVSAGSTSKISWSYDYNSLNYGVNTVQMSAKSKHKEAAMKFINELYDPTVSMQVLFGSLGTNIGDNGDGTYTILPPTDTAMDPGTWKWTSSWADNGAMYIADSLKLTLGTDMQSVGKQTESLKAALDAINKDTDVLPSMFIKYSAADNNAMSLNNTSMMSLALSKWSQWITKGGIDSEWDAYVKNIEKTGVSKNIEIIQKYYDDYKSNQ; encoded by the coding sequence ATGAAAAAATTTCTAGTGGGTCTGCTCGTGCTGGTGTTCAGCGCAGCAACGGTGTCCGGGTGCTCGGGCGGCAACAATACAAATACAAATACAGAGGCTGCCGGCTCAGGCAACACAGGCAAGAAGGTTAAGCTTACCGCCATCATGACCAAACATCCGTTAACTCAGGAATTCACTAAAATGAAATGGCTGCAGGAAGCCCAAGAACGGGCCGGGGTTGAAATTGAGTGGCAGGAGGTCACGGCGGACTGGGATCAGAAAAAAGGCACGCTGCTGGCCAGCGGAGATATTCCCGACCTGATCGTGGGCGTCAACTCCATCACCGATGCCGATTTCTCGCAGTTCCCGGGGTTGTTCGAGGATATGACCGGGCTGATCAAAGAGTACGGCCCTAACGTGCAGGCCATGTTCGACGCCAAGCCGGAGACCAAGGTAATTGCCACACAGCTCGATGGTAAAATCTACGGCCTGCCTAAATATCAAAGATTCTGGCCGGAAACGACCACACGCCAGTTCATCAACCAAAAGTGGCTGGATAACCTGGGCCTGCAAATGCCGACCAACTGGGATGAATTATACGATGTGTTGAAAGCGTTCAAGGATGAAGATGCCAACGGAAACGGCGATCCGGGCGACGAAATTCCGATGGACTTTGCGCCTACAGGAACTGTAGCGTTTGGTGCTTTCATGCCTACGGTGCTGCTGGGCAGCGAAGGTATTACACTGACGGACAACAGCGGGCTCGGCTATTTTGTGGAGGACGGACAGGTGAAGAACTTCTTCACGGATGAACGCTACAAAACGCTGGTAACTTTCCTGAATAAATGCTTCAGCGCAGGACTTATCAATCCTGAGGTGTTCACCCAGGACTATACCAAATTCCAATCCGTCGCCCGGGGCAACGGGGACACGGCGGCTGTCGGCTTCACCTGGGGCTGGGAAGTGACCGACAGAGTCGGCAATGCGCTGGCTCCGCAGTATACTTCGATGTCACCTCTGAAAGTGTCAGCCGGATCAACCAGCAAGATTTCCTGGAGTTATGACTATAATTCGCTGAACTATGGGGTCAACACCGTGCAAATGTCCGCCAAATCCAAACACAAGGAAGCGGCCATGAAGTTTATTAATGAGCTGTATGATCCTACAGTAAGTATGCAGGTACTGTTCGGCTCGCTTGGCACTAACATTGGCGATAACGGGGACGGAACCTATACTATTTTGCCTCCTACAGACACGGCGATGGACCCGGGCACCTGGAAATGGACCTCATCCTGGGCGGATAACGGGGCAATGTACATTGCGGATTCCCTGAAGCTGACGCTGGGGACGGATATGCAGTCCGTCGGTAAACAGACCGAATCGCTTAAGGCGGCTCTAGACGCCATCAACAAGGATACGGATGTGCTGCCAAGCATGTTTATTAAATACAGTGCAGCGGACAACAACGCGATGAGTCTTAACAATACGAGCATGATGTCTCTGGCCCTCTCGAAGTGGTCGCAATGGATCACCAAGGGCGGAATTGATTCGGAATGGGATGCTTATGTGAAAAACATTGAGAAGACCGGCGTCTCCAAAAATATTGAGATCATACAGAAATATTACGATGATTACAAGAGCAATCAATAA
- a CDS encoding ABC transporter permease has protein sequence MKSAHKKPTVVNTFRRDYQLWIMIFPAIVVIFIFNYIPMYGIQLAFRDYDFSKGLTGGAWRGLFYFRQFFDSYMFADLMKNTIAISLATVILSFPAPIILALLINQVRWKRAKKTLQTTVYLPHFISIVVMVGLLNVLLSPNSGVIGHILSSIGLGDINLLGSTKTFVPVYVLSEIWQHCGWNSIIYLAALSTVDPQLYDSSKIDGASRWQTIKHVDIPALIPTIIILFVLSMGNVLSTGFEKVFLMQNALNLPVSEVIATYVYKIGIISNQFSYSAAIGLFNTVINFIFLYAMNLVARKSSDISLW, from the coding sequence ATGAAATCGGCTCATAAAAAGCCTACCGTGGTGAATACCTTCAGACGGGATTATCAGCTGTGGATTATGATTTTTCCGGCAATCGTTGTGATCTTTATTTTCAACTACATTCCGATGTACGGCATCCAGCTGGCGTTCCGTGACTATGACTTCTCCAAGGGGCTGACGGGGGGCGCATGGAGAGGGCTGTTTTATTTCCGGCAGTTTTTCGACAGCTATATGTTTGCGGACCTGATGAAGAATACGATAGCCATCAGTCTGGCAACCGTGATTCTGAGTTTTCCCGCACCGATTATACTTGCCCTGCTGATTAACCAGGTGCGCTGGAAGCGGGCGAAAAAAACGCTCCAGACGACCGTTTATCTGCCCCATTTTATCTCCATTGTCGTGATGGTGGGACTGCTGAATGTGCTGCTCTCTCCGAACTCCGGGGTTATCGGCCATATCCTGAGTTCGATCGGTCTGGGTGATATCAATCTGCTGGGCTCAACCAAAACCTTTGTTCCCGTGTATGTGTTATCGGAGATTTGGCAGCATTGCGGCTGGAACAGCATCATTTATTTGGCTGCACTTTCCACGGTGGACCCGCAGCTCTACGACTCTTCCAAAATTGATGGAGCCAGCCGCTGGCAGACGATCAAGCATGTCGATATTCCGGCGCTGATCCCTACGATTATCATTTTGTTCGTGCTTAGTATGGGGAACGTGCTCAGTACCGGCTTCGAGAAAGTTTTCCTGATGCAGAATGCCCTCAACCTTCCGGTATCTGAGGTCATTGCCACCTATGTCTACAAAATCGGGATTATCAGCAATCAGTTCAGCTATTCCGCGGCCATTGGCCTGTTCAATACCGTGATCAACTTTATTTTCTTGTATGCGATGAATCTGGTTGCCCGGAAATCCTCTGACATCAGCCTGTGGTAG
- a CDS encoding carbohydrate ABC transporter permease — translation MQLINQKGKKLTDVLFDAVVYAVCLLIFLSIVYPLYFVIIASVSDSTLVSTGQVTIFPKNISFFGYSEIFKDSRIWTGYGNTLLYTVLGTAVNLLFTLPAAYVLSRQEFRARRFLMLTFVITLFFNGGLIPTYLLMKDLHMTNTMWVFIFPFCVNVYNLIIARSFFENSIPKELFEAASMDGCTHFKFFLKVALPLSKAVVSVIGLYYLVAHWNDFFTGLIYIRSNNLQPLQIVLRDILLSNQVFSQGAGAGGSAGGYAQQYADQVKYGVIIVSTLPILIVYPFIQKYFDKGVMIGSVKG, via the coding sequence ATGCAGCTTATTAACCAAAAGGGTAAAAAGTTGACGGATGTCCTCTTTGATGCCGTCGTATATGCAGTGTGCCTGCTTATCTTTCTGAGCATCGTGTACCCGCTGTATTTTGTAATTATCGCCTCCGTCAGTGACTCCACGCTGGTGTCGACGGGGCAGGTAACGATTTTCCCGAAAAATATCAGCTTCTTTGGCTATAGTGAAATCTTCAAGGACTCGCGGATTTGGACGGGGTACGGAAATACCCTGCTGTATACGGTTCTCGGAACGGCGGTGAACCTGCTGTTCACGCTGCCTGCGGCTTATGTGCTGTCCAGACAGGAATTCCGGGCCAGACGATTCCTGATGCTGACATTTGTAATCACCCTCTTTTTTAACGGCGGACTGATTCCGACTTATCTGTTGATGAAGGATCTGCATATGACTAATACGATGTGGGTCTTTATTTTTCCGTTTTGCGTGAACGTCTACAATTTGATCATTGCCCGTTCATTCTTTGAGAATTCCATCCCCAAGGAGCTGTTCGAGGCTGCTTCCATGGACGGTTGTACGCATTTCAAATTTTTTCTTAAGGTAGCCCTGCCTTTGTCGAAGGCGGTAGTATCGGTCATCGGTCTGTATTATCTGGTTGCACACTGGAATGATTTCTTCACCGGCCTGATTTATATCCGCAGTAACAACCTGCAGCCGCTGCAGATTGTGTTAAGAGATATCCTGCTGTCCAATCAGGTGTTCTCGCAAGGCGCAGGCGCGGGTGGTTCCGCCGGAGGTTATGCCCAGCAGTATGCGGATCAGGTCAAGTATGGGGTCATCATCGTTTCCACGCTGCCGATTCTGATTGTGTATCCGTTTATCCAGAAATATTTCGATAAAGGGGTCATGATCGGTTCGGTCAAAGGGTAA
- a CDS encoding beta-L-arabinofuranosidase domain-containing protein, giving the protein MTIGTTPHTAANKPVLHDFRMDQVSITDPYFMNAFAKEIQYLKSYESDRLLAGFRENKGLAPKADKYPGWENTEIRGHTLGHYLAALAQAYQSIKDDEIGLRLKYIVSELALCQLESGYLSAFSEQLFDNVENKQPAWVPWYTMHKIISGLTAVYSATGNETAYAVVTKLGEWVYRRTSSWSPEIQQIVLSVEYGGMNDCLYELYKITGDEHHLSAAHQFDELTLFTPVREGKDILKGKHANTTIPKFLGALNRYLALGKSEQFYLEAAAQFWEMVVHHHSYITGGNSEWEHFGDPDMLDRERSNFTAETCNSYNMLKLSRELFKITGDVKYADFYENTFLNAIVSSQHPHTGMTMYFQPMATGYFKVYSSPFEHFWCCTGTGMESFTKLNDSIYFHNSGSIYVNQYLSSTLLSEEHGLKLTQTAALPYSDTVQFTVQTLQNKDTALSLKLRLPDWIAAEPGLSLNGQSVSFVTEEGYAVLDRVWADGDSLELKVPMKLAYFNLPDAQHVVAFKYGPVVLSAALGQDDMSQSATGVAVSVPTRNMLVKDFITTVNASPEEWLNGFADHFETVEDGLAFALRGTDEDNRLVFTPHYKQHSERYGIYWRLVEADSAELQAHILQAKLHQRVQDATIDSLPVGNDQYELEHGIQGENTSVATWDGYNIRKSENNGWFSYRLKVIPQTDNYLSVTYFSGSNGKEIAIYVDGELLASETLHTDKPRSFYNKRYLIPAASVQDKTEAEIKFVIPGQENGIFDLLRMMTGFDADARLQELSFSRGVLSDPFSSDTTSYTLTVPQGTELLEMKAVPKHKNALVYVGDILVEDTSPREIALDGSRTELTLTVKAEDHSTVQEYKVTVLLK; this is encoded by the coding sequence ATGACTATTGGAACAACACCGCACACTGCGGCAAATAAACCTGTACTACACGATTTCCGGATGGATCAGGTCAGCATTACCGATCCCTATTTCATGAATGCGTTCGCTAAAGAAATCCAATATCTCAAAAGCTACGAATCCGACCGGCTGCTTGCAGGCTTCCGGGAGAACAAGGGACTGGCTCCCAAAGCCGATAAATATCCCGGCTGGGAAAATACAGAGATTCGCGGCCACACGCTGGGGCATTACCTAGCCGCCTTGGCCCAGGCCTATCAGAGCATCAAAGATGATGAAATCGGCCTTAGACTGAAGTATATTGTCTCGGAGCTTGCACTCTGCCAGCTGGAGAGCGGATATCTTTCGGCTTTTTCCGAGCAGCTGTTTGACAATGTGGAGAATAAACAACCCGCCTGGGTACCCTGGTACACCATGCACAAGATTATCTCCGGTTTGACAGCCGTTTACTCCGCCACCGGAAACGAAACAGCTTATGCCGTTGTAACAAAATTGGGCGAATGGGTGTACCGCCGCACCTCCTCCTGGTCTCCCGAAATCCAGCAGATTGTCTTATCCGTGGAATACGGGGGAATGAACGATTGCCTGTATGAGCTGTACAAAATCACCGGAGATGAGCATCATTTGAGCGCAGCCCATCAGTTCGATGAGCTGACCTTGTTCACACCGGTCCGTGAAGGCAAGGATATTCTCAAAGGCAAACATGCCAATACTACCATTCCGAAATTCCTCGGGGCCTTGAACCGCTATCTGGCGCTCGGCAAGAGCGAACAGTTCTACCTGGAGGCTGCCGCGCAGTTCTGGGAAATGGTTGTGCATCACCATAGCTATATTACCGGAGGCAACAGCGAATGGGAGCATTTCGGCGATCCGGATATGCTGGACCGGGAACGCTCCAATTTCACCGCGGAGACCTGCAACAGCTACAATATGCTGAAGCTCTCGCGCGAGTTGTTTAAGATTACCGGTGACGTCAAATATGCCGATTTTTACGAAAACACCTTTTTAAACGCGATTGTCTCTTCACAGCACCCGCATACCGGGATGACGATGTATTTTCAGCCGATGGCAACAGGCTACTTCAAGGTATATAGCTCGCCCTTCGAGCATTTCTGGTGCTGCACCGGAACGGGCATGGAGAGCTTTACCAAGCTGAATGACAGCATTTACTTCCACAATTCCGGCAGCATTTATGTGAACCAATATTTAAGCTCGACGCTGCTTTCTGAAGAACATGGCCTTAAGCTGACGCAAACCGCCGCCCTTCCGTACAGCGATACCGTGCAGTTCACGGTGCAGACCCTGCAGAATAAAGATACCGCTCTATCGCTCAAGCTGCGGCTGCCGGACTGGATTGCCGCTGAACCCGGGCTAAGCCTGAACGGACAGTCCGTCAGCTTTGTGACTGAAGAGGGGTATGCCGTACTGGACAGGGTTTGGGCGGACGGGGATAGCCTTGAGCTTAAAGTGCCCATGAAGCTTGCCTATTTCAACCTGCCGGATGCACAGCATGTGGTTGCCTTCAAATATGGCCCGGTGGTGCTGAGCGCCGCCTTGGGACAGGACGATATGTCACAGTCGGCGACAGGAGTAGCCGTCAGTGTGCCGACCCGAAATATGCTGGTCAAGGATTTCATTACCACGGTTAACGCCAGCCCTGAGGAATGGCTAAACGGTTTTGCTGACCATTTTGAGACTGTGGAGGATGGCCTGGCCTTTGCCCTGCGTGGTACTGACGAAGACAACCGCCTGGTATTCACTCCTCACTATAAGCAACACAGTGAACGTTACGGAATCTATTGGCGCCTTGTTGAAGCAGACTCTGCGGAGCTGCAGGCCCATATTCTGCAGGCCAAGCTGCATCAGAGAGTGCAGGATGCCACCATCGACAGCCTGCCGGTCGGCAATGACCAGTACGAGCTGGAGCATGGGATACAAGGCGAGAATACCTCTGTAGCCACCTGGGACGGATATAACATCCGCAAATCGGAGAATAACGGCTGGTTCAGCTATAGACTGAAGGTTATTCCGCAGACCGACAACTACTTGTCGGTTACGTATTTCTCCGGCAGCAACGGCAAGGAGATCGCCATTTATGTGGACGGCGAGCTGCTGGCCAGCGAGACGCTGCACACGGATAAGCCGCGCAGCTTCTATAACAAGCGGTATCTCATCCCGGCTGCAAGTGTACAGGACAAGACAGAAGCGGAAATCAAGTTCGTGATCCCGGGTCAGGAGAACGGCATCTTCGACCTGCTGCGCATGATGACAGGCTTTGACGCCGATGCCCGGCTGCAGGAGCTGAGCTTTAGCAGAGGGGTCTTATCCGATCCGTTCAGCAGCGATACCACTTCCTACACGCTGACAGTTCCGCAGGGGACAGAGCTTCTTGAGATGAAGGCGGTGCCGAAGCACAAGAACGCGCTGGTCTATGTGGGCGATATTCTGGTCGAGGATACGTCACCAAGGGAAATTGCACTGGACGGCAGCCGTACAGAACTGACCCTCACTGTCAAAGCGGAAGATCATTCCACGGTTCAAGAATACAAGGTTACTGTACTGTTGAAATAA
- a CDS encoding DUF4181 domain-containing protein, whose protein sequence is MTYSISNIQSTSLSISLLVILLALIDLTIKKYFIVEELNKISDTIGKNINRWVKGLLAVISFCIFFFILDTTNINSLKWFLLIFFIVAMGQHAFIEWRYLKGSKEYVISLIKLAVGIIYILIFIF, encoded by the coding sequence ATGACGTATTCAATTTCAAATATACAATCCACGAGTTTATCAATTTCATTATTAGTGATACTTTTAGCCTTAATAGATCTAACTATAAAGAAGTATTTCATTGTAGAAGAATTAAATAAAATTTCAGATACTATTGGAAAGAATATCAATAGGTGGGTAAAAGGACTACTTGCTGTCATTAGTTTTTGTATTTTCTTCTTCATTTTGGATACAACAAATATCAACTCACTTAAGTGGTTCTTGTTAATATTTTTTATAGTTGCCATGGGACAACATGCCTTTATCGAATGGAGGTATTTGAAAGGCTCAAAAGAATACGTTATTTCACTTATTAAATTAGCAGTCGGAATAATATACATTTTAATTTTTATTTTCTAA
- a CDS encoding IS110 family transposase: MKFKAQDKQNQLIENITVHHLVIGVDIAQEVHVARAVSFRGIALGTPLEFGNHREGFDLFERWIQDLLKSYKLSSVIVGMEPTGHYWFSLAHWLLDQGMEPVLVNPHLVKKNKENRDNTPSKSDHKDALVIADMVKNGYYSPVRFHPEEYEELRILMANRETVTKRLNAAVNQIHRWVDIVFPELRQVFKILTCTSAIATLRLFPLPKEIRLLNTEQVLSGWKQYVKRHAGVKRAELLISLAKSSVGATQALHAYKLHLGQLLEEYDLAQRQLEQIEHELRLILERIPYAQKLLEIRGIYVTNLAGVLGEAGDLSGYTHGNALLRHAGLNLAEASSGKWRGKMVLSKRGRPRLRHFLYLMTMSMVMTNPEIRAAHRYNVEEKKLKKMKSIMKLIGKVARMLVALAKSSTAYEPIKVFPQAA; encoded by the coding sequence ATGAAGTTTAAGGCACAAGATAAGCAAAATCAACTCATAGAAAACATTACCGTTCATCATTTGGTCATAGGCGTAGACATCGCCCAAGAAGTCCATGTGGCCCGCGCAGTCAGCTTTCGTGGGATTGCTTTGGGCACTCCGCTCGAATTCGGTAACCATCGTGAAGGGTTCGATCTGTTCGAACGCTGGATCCAAGATCTACTCAAATCCTACAAACTTAGCAGCGTCATAGTTGGTATGGAACCCACTGGCCACTACTGGTTTAGCCTGGCACATTGGCTACTCGATCAAGGCATGGAGCCCGTACTGGTTAATCCTCATCTCGTCAAAAAGAACAAGGAAAACCGGGATAATACACCGTCTAAAAGTGACCATAAAGATGCGCTTGTCATAGCAGACATGGTTAAAAACGGGTACTACTCCCCCGTTCGTTTTCATCCCGAAGAATACGAGGAACTACGTATTTTAATGGCAAACCGAGAGACGGTTACCAAGCGCCTCAACGCTGCGGTTAATCAGATTCATCGCTGGGTAGACATTGTTTTCCCTGAACTTCGTCAGGTCTTTAAAATCCTTACTTGCACCAGTGCAATCGCAACACTCAGACTCTTCCCCTTGCCTAAAGAGATCCGCCTGTTAAATACGGAACAGGTCCTTAGCGGTTGGAAGCAATATGTAAAGCGTCATGCTGGAGTTAAACGTGCTGAACTACTCATTTCACTTGCGAAATCCAGTGTGGGTGCCACTCAGGCACTCCACGCATACAAGCTCCATCTTGGGCAATTACTCGAAGAATATGACCTGGCCCAGCGCCAGCTTGAACAAATTGAGCATGAGCTCCGCCTCATTCTTGAGCGTATTCCTTATGCACAGAAGCTCCTTGAAATACGAGGCATCTATGTTACCAATCTAGCTGGTGTACTCGGTGAGGCTGGTGATCTAAGCGGATATACGCACGGAAATGCTTTACTGCGGCATGCTGGGTTAAATCTAGCTGAAGCTAGCTCCGGGAAATGGCGGGGAAAGATGGTGCTCAGCAAACGAGGTCGGCCACGTTTACGTCATTTTCTTTATCTCATGACAATGAGTATGGTTATGACAAATCCGGAAATACGAGCGGCACATCGTTACAATGTAGAGGAAAAGAAACTGAAGAAGATGAAATCCATTATGAAATTAATCGGTAAAGTAGCGCGAATGCTAGTCGCATTGGCTAAAAGCAGTACCGCTTACGAACCGATCAAGGTATTCCCACAAGCAGCATAA
- a CDS encoding GNAT family N-acetyltransferase: MQFKLYTDVHEFYNDTYDVLMRHEAQNLIPLGNIIIGHEGKDKTDWRNPVNWLMATISDAKGIQLTAIMTPPHNITLYATDNIINPEAINCLIDGLKDREIPGVITEKTLAEYFAKEYTFRKGITFKTTMSQRIYELTAANPDIQKVGIVRLLDEKDIHFFPYWAEAFYAAGSYGKTEMSIPQDADPYLYRIASKKLYILEDNGIPVSMAGYTREMQTAIGVAFVYTPPYERGKGYATSIVAQISQLALDKGFTKCVLYTDLANPTSNSIYQKIGYMPICDSLQLKFE; encoded by the coding sequence ATGCAATTCAAGTTGTATACGGATGTGCATGAGTTTTACAATGATACCTATGATGTGCTGATGCGTCATGAAGCACAAAATTTGATTCCTCTTGGCAATATCATAATTGGGCATGAAGGAAAAGACAAAACAGACTGGCGTAACCCTGTAAATTGGCTTATGGCAACTATTTCGGATGCTAAGGGCATACAACTTACCGCCATAATGACACCGCCACACAATATTACGCTTTATGCAACAGACAACATAATTAACCCAGAAGCTATAAACTGTCTGATAGATGGGCTGAAAGACCGTGAAATTCCAGGTGTGATCACCGAAAAAACCTTGGCAGAGTATTTTGCCAAAGAATATACCTTCCGCAAGGGAATAACCTTTAAAACAACCATGAGCCAACGTATATATGAACTTACGGCAGCAAACCCAGACATTCAAAAGGTTGGTATCGTTCGATTGCTAGATGAAAAGGATATTCACTTTTTCCCATACTGGGCTGAAGCATTTTATGCAGCGGGGAGTTATGGCAAAACAGAAATGTCCATCCCGCAAGATGCAGACCCTTACCTCTACCGAATAGCATCGAAAAAACTCTATATTTTAGAGGACAACGGGATACCCGTTTCTATGGCAGGATATACAAGGGAAATGCAGACGGCTATTGGCGTGGCATTTGTATATACCCCTCCATATGAGCGCGGGAAGGGTTACGCTACTTCAATTGTGGCGCAAATAAGCCAACTTGCATTGGATAAAGGGTTTACTAAGTGCGTCTTATATACGGACTTAGCAAATCCCACATCTAATAGCATCTATCAAAAGATAGGCTATATGCCAATTTGTGATTCGCTCCAGTTAAAATTTGAATAG